The genomic window CATCGATATCAATGGCCCCTGCGCTTGAAATGTTGTTGGCGCCACCGCCATTTGCAGTGATCGAGACGGCCCCACCTGATGACTGCACCGAGCCGCCGGTGCCGGTCAGATCAACGTCCGTGCCAGAAATCGTGATGCCGGTCGGACCGGTGACATTGCCCACATCCACCGCACCGCTGCTGGAGACGACCCTTGCCGTCGTGGTGGCCATCACATTATCCACGTCAACGTCGCCAGTGGCATCAATAGCCACTGAACCACCTGTTGCCGTTACACCAGTTGCTGTGACCGTTCCTGCATCTGCATCAATGTCGACAGACGCGCCCTGAATGGTCGTCGCTGATATCTGATTGGCAGTCAGTGTTACACCCGTGAGCGCCTGAACCGCCTGCAGAATGGCACTCCCGGCATTGGCAACCACAGAAACAAGACCGCCGGTGGAGGTGATTGACCCATTGGTAGAAACATTGCCAGTTGCAGCATCAATGGTGATATCACCGACGGCGGATGTATTGCCGCTCAGCGTCACGACATTGCCGTCGACATCCAGCGCACCCGCCGATGATATGTTGTTCGCACCACCGCCAGTTGCAGTCAGAGACACGGTGCCACCGGCAGCCGCAACATCACCATTGGCACCTGTGAAATCGATATCAGTGCCAGAAACGGTAACCCCGGTCGTGCCAGTGACATCGCCCACGTCGACTGCACCCGTACCAGACACAACCCGCGCCGTCGTTGTCGCTGACACGTTATCCACGTCGACATTTCCCGTCGCATCAATAGACGCAGATCCGGCGGAGGCTGTGATCGCGCTGGCCGTCACCGTCCCATTGTCGGCATCAATGTCGACCGAGGTTCCCGATAACGGTCCTGACAGAGCAACAGTGTCACCGTCGATGTCGATGGCACCCGCAGAGGAAATGTTGTTCGCACCACCACCTGATGCCGTCACGGAGACAGTACCGCCAGTCGACTGAATCGAGCCCCCGGTGCCCGTCAGATCCACATCCAAGCCAGAAACCGTGATTCCTGTTGTGCCGGTCACGTTACCAACATCGACTGCGCCGGTAGATGAAACCACGCGTGCGGTTGTCGTGGCCGATACGTCATCAACGTCAATGTTGCCGGTAGCATCAATTGACGCAGACCCAGATGACGCAGAAACGGCATTTGTCGTCACCGTGCCATTGTCGGCATCGATATCAATCGAGGTGCCGGTTACGGGTCCTGAAAGGGAAACGACATCACCATCGATGTCGATGGCTCCGGCCGCCGAGATATTGTTCACTCCGCCGCCCGACGCCGTCACCGAGACAGTGCCGCCGGTCGACTGCAGCGAGCCGCCGGTTCCTGTCAGATCAATGTCCGTTCCGGAAATCGTGATGCCGCCGGGCCCGGTCACATTGCCAACATCGACAGCATTTGCATCCGCTACGACCTGAACGGTCCCCGTGCCTGTCACATTGTCGACGTCAACCACGCCGACCACGGACCGTACCACCACCGTCGCACCGCCGGATACATCCCCCGCCGTCGTGCCGCCAGCACTGGTGATATCCAGATTGCCTACCGCGCTGGTCGAACCGGAGAGAATTACGACCCCGCCATCAATATCCATGGCGCCGGCAGACGATATGTTGTTGGCTCCACCCCCGCTCGCCCCAATCGTTGTCACACCGCCTGCGGCGATGACCTTGCCATTGGTCCCTGTGAGGTCGACATCAGTCCCGGAGATCGTGACGCTGAGATTCCCGCTCACGTCACCGACATCAACTTCGCCAGCGCTCGACACTACCCGCGCCACACCGGTCGCCGTGGCCGTCACATCGTCCACGTCAATGTTGCCGGTTGCGTCGACCAAGACGCTGGTGCCGGTCGCTGTGAGGGCGTTGGCGGTAACCGCACCGTTGTCCGCGTCAATATCGATCGAGTCACCGGTCAATAGTCCCGAGACAGTCACGTTGTCGCCATCAATATCGATAGCACCCGCCGCTGAAATGTTGTTGGCGCCTCCGCCCGACGCCGTTACCGAGACCGTACCGCCGGTGGACTGAAGCGAGCCACCGGTGCCGGTCAGGTCGACATCGGTGCCCGAGACCGTGATGCCACCGGGCCCGGTTACATTGCCCACATCCACCGCACCAGCACTGGACACAACCCGTGCCGTCGTAGTGGCGGAGACACCATCCACGTCCACATTGCCCGTCGCATCGATGGATGCGGACCCTGCTGACGCAGTAACAGCGTTCGCCGTAACAGCACCATTGTCGGCGTCAATATCCACAACAGTACCCGTGGTCGGGCCCGACAGCGTCACAACATCACCATCAATGTCGATGGCACCAGTCGCAGAAATGTTGTTGGCACCGCCACCGGTTGCAGTGACCGACACGGTGCCACCCGTCGACTGAAGAGACCCGCCCGTGCCGGTCAGATCGATGTCGGTGCCCGACAGGGTGATGTTGTTATCGCTCGAGACATTGCCAACCTTGACCGTGCTGCCGGTGGAAATCACTTCCGCCGATTGGCTGGCTGTGACGTCGCCAACGCCGACGCTGCCGGTCGCGCCAACACGCAGGAACTGGACGTTGAAGTCATCAGCGGTGACCGTTCCCGGTACCGCGTCTATGGCCCATGCGGATGTCGCCCCTGTCGCGTTGCCACTCAGGGTGACATTGGTGCCGACATCAATATCGACGATGCCCGCACCCTTTGAAATGTCGCCGTTGGTGGCTGTCAGCGACAGCGCGCCGTTGGTGGTTCGCAGAACAGTTGTCGTGCCGGTCTGGTTGCCGTTGGCAAGGTCGATGTCGCGGCCCGAAACGGTGATGCTTCCAAGCGCGATGAGTTCGGCCACGTCGATATTGCCGTTCGTGGCCTGAATGTTCACGTCTCCGGCTGTGGCCTGAAGGTCAGCCGCAATCGTCACGTCACCCGTGGTACCCGTGAACGCGACGGCACCTGTGCTGCTGTTGGTATTGCCGCCGGTGTTGAGCGGCCCCACGGCGTTGCCGATTGTCACGGCCGTGCCCTGCACGGATGCAGTGCCCGGCGCAACAATGGTCATGTTGTCCGTCTTAACCGCATCGGTCGCTGTCGCGCCCAACGCGCCGGCGGTGATGTCCACCCCGCCAAGCAACATGACGTCGCCGGACAAGGTGCCGACATTCTGCGCTTCCACGAGACCTTCCATATTGAGGAAGGCCCCACCGCCGACCCGTGACGCATCGGCAATCACCCGACCGCCGATGGCGCGGCCCGTGGAGGTCTGATGCACCACGTCACCGCCGGCAGCAGCCGTGCTCGACCCGCCGTCGATGATGAAGTCTGTCACCAGCAACTCGTTGAACGCCGCGCCATTGTTGCGGGCCGTGCTGGCGAATTTGATGCGGAAGGCTTCCGCCCCCCCCAGCAGCACGTCGCCGTGGGACGATGTCAGGTCACCGGAATTGGTGACCATCGGTGCCACAAGCGCAAGGAGTCCTGTGGTGTCGAGGTCCGCGCCATTGGCAACGATGATGGCCCCGGTGCCGCCGGCATCGGTGAAGGTGAACGTGCCCGTGGTCGGGTCGGTGGCCATGAAGGTGGCGTTGTCGATATCCGCCGTGGTGGCCAGCAGCGCCCCCACATCGATATTGGCGTTTGCGCCGAACGCCACCCCCGCCGGATTGAGGATCCACACATGGCCGTTGGACTGGAGGATCCCGTCAATCGTGCTCTGCGCCAGGGGCCCGGTGACCTTGTTGAGCGCAATCGACTGGTTGTTCAGCTGGTTGAAGATGACCGTGTCGCCATTGTCGATATTGAAGCTGTCCCAGGTGATAACGCTTCTGGGGTCCGTCCCGGTGTTGATGGTGACGTCACCCCCTGACGGCGTGATGCTGCCGCCGGCACCCCCGGCCACAAAGGTGCCGTTGGCGGGCGTCGCTGACGCGGCGGACGCAAAAAGAGCCACCGCCGACACGCCGCACATCAGCCGCGCGAGAGATTTCCGGATAAGGGATTTTCGGATCACGGGAGCATGCAGAAACATCATCCGCCATTCCCCCCGAACAGGCCCGAGACGGCGCCGTAGGCATCCTTTGCAACGCGGCCGACATTCGTCGTCAAAGAGAACAGGACCCGTGGGCTCTGAACGCCCTCGCCTTGTCCGCGCGGCTCGCGCATGGGTTCCGCATAGACAATCTCAGCGCGTGCATATTCATCAACCGTCACCCGCATCCCGACACCGGATGACGCAAGCGTATGCTGCGCAACCGCAGACTGATCCCGGTTCCAGTATTCGCCTACGTCCAGAAATCCGAAGAACTCAACATGAGTGCGGTCGTTGAAGGGGCGATGGCCAAGGCCCGTCAGTTCGATTGACCCGGCAATTGCCGCATCCCCGGTTGCTGCCCCAGGGTCATATCCGCGGATAATCGTGTAATTGCCAAAGGAGAATTCTTCCACAGCCATGAGCGGATCGCGCGCGTGCTGCCCCATGCCGCGCAGGTCCAGCCGGAAGGTCTGGAAAGTCGGCGTCGTGATGTTGGTTTCAGCAAGCAGGGACCACGCATTGGGTCGCGCTTCAGGCCGGGCGAGATTTGGCTCGCCGCGTTTGCTGGCCCCCATGATGCCCACACCCTTACGGGCTTCGACCCAGGTATCGATGGACCACCCGTCCCAGCTGAATTCACTTTCAGCGCCCAGATAGGCGGTGCGGGTTTTGTCGTTGCTCAATAGAACAGTCTGGTTAAACAGTTCGCCCTTCAGGTCCGCGTAATCCAGTCCGCCATAAAGATCGACCAGATTGGTCCGGTCCCGATAGATCGGGTGGCTGACTTCAAGCTTGCCGGTATAGCTGCGCGAGGTCGCGCCAAGCGTCGCCACGACGCCTGTTGGCTCGGCTTCCCCATAGGTCCCTTCTAGACGGACCTTGAGACCGCTGGCCGTCAGACCTCGCTCATAGGCCAGTTGGCCGACAAACTGCTCGCCCCAGTCCCGGGTCGTAAAGAACGAGGCCTGGATTTCATCGCCATAAAGCGCCAGCCCCGGGACACGGACAAATCCCGTAATGCCCTCGCGCCCCAGCGCCTCAGGCCCCCAATTGTGCATGTTGATGAGAAAGCGCGGCTCTTCACGCTTGGCCTCGGCAATGATCCGCATGGTGCCCGGCCCCTGCGTGCCACGGGCAAGGGACACATTGGCATTCAGTCCCGGGATGTCTGACAGCGCGGCAATGGCTTCTTCAACTGAAGCCACGGGAACGGGTCCCAGATTGTTCAGCTTGGACAACTGAGCTTCCGCCTGCCGCTTGGCAGTCGGCGACTCGCCCAGAACAACCACGCCCTCAATCTGGCCCTCGATGACCTGCAATTTGACCTGGCCGTCGGCGACACGCTGCGGCGGCAACACAACCCGCACATAGGGATACCCCTCGTCACGGAAGACGGCTTCCATGCCGGTGGCAATCCCGCGCAGCTCATCGAGCGTGACGTCCTGACCGATCAGGCCATCCGCCGCCGCAAGAAGCATGTCATCGCTTACAGCAGTTTCCTGCGGCAGCTCACTGACGCGCTCTAGTTCAATCGATTTGAGGGTGAGACGGGGTGCTTCGGTGGCCGGTGTCGGTGCGGTCTCCTGAGCAGCAGCTTCAACACGCGCCTGCTCGGCCGGCGGCACGGTTGCACCGGCAGGGACCGCAGGCGTCGGCAATACCGAACACCCGGCAGCCAGCCCGGCCCACAAGACCGTTAGCGCCAAAGAGGCTAAAGCCCGCACGAAAAATGCCCCCCCAAGGACAAAGGCAACGCAACAAACTGCACTAAGTGCAAAAGCCAGACCGCCCACCCCAAATGTGGCGCTCTTGCTTGCGTGCCTTTCAAGCCCAGAAATCTAAAGGTTTTCAGCGCGAATCTCACTGAAAAAGTTACCAAATTCTTAATACTGTGCCGAAACAGAACACAGGCGTCTGGGCCACGCGGATCACATGTGATCCAAAACGGCTCATTCCGCTTCCCCCGCCATGGCAGATTGTTTCAAACAGTGCAGCGCAAGAGCTCGCATGGGTGAGCGCGAAGTCGCTATAGTCCCATTCAAATCAACACCAGACATCGCGGAGACGACCCAATGATCGACGCCCTCAAACAGCTGCTTGGAGGTGGATCAGACCTGCCCGACGAGACAACCGTCGCGGTTGGCTTGTTGTTGGAGGTCATCCGGATGGATGATGACTATGATGCAGCCGAACGCACGGCGGTTGCGCGCACATTGTCGCGCCGGTTTGGAATGTCCGAAAGCGACGCAAGCCGCATGGTGGTGGAAGCGACGGCGAAACCCCGGACAACCTATGATGACAACCAACTTCTCAAATCGGTAAACCAGCATTTTTCACCCGAGCAGAAGACCGCATTGCTAGAGATGCTATGGGAAATTGCCCTGGCTGACGGGGAACTGCACCGGTTCGAAAATCACGCGATTCTCGCAATTGCCAACAAACTTGGCATGGGCCAGGCAGAACTCAATGCCACGCAGGCGACGGCCAAGGCTCGACTGGCTGCTTAGACTGTAAAGCGTTAACGACAACTAACTTGCATTAATGGCCTGAGTGACAGCACTGCGCGCCTGATCGACGACGCTTGCCCGCCAGCTGCCATCATCTGGATAAAACGCGTCCCGCATCTTCTGCTTGATCGCAGAAGCATCGCTTCCGGCTGGATCGCCATGCGCGGCAAGCCAGTTGTCCCACCGCAAAGCCCCCAGAACCGAAACCGGGTCCTGCGTGCCATATTCGAGGGCAATGCCCGCAGCATCCATATCCGGTGAAACCGCGTCAAAAAAGGCGCCGCCCATATCACCTGCCACCACAGCGGACACGCTGTCGCCGCCCGCCAGATCGGTCACGTCCGCGCCCCAGATGCGTTGGGCCCTTTTAACGTCGCTCGACGTCCCAAGCCCCAATTTCTCCCCATGGCCAAACGGGCCAAGCCCCGTGTGGATGTCAATAAAGCGAAACCGGGTCGCCTTGCTCGCAAGGCTCTGCATCAAAGTCCGAACCATTCCGTTGGACCATGAAGGCGCCGTCCCGCCAAAAAACAGCCCGTCCGGGCAGGTATACTGCCCGCCACTCACGGCCTGACGGAAGGCATCCATCCCGTGGGCGCCAATCCAGGTCAGCACTTCCCCATCCCAATGCTCCGGACGGTCGCCATAGTCCGCAGGCGCGATAATCGGGTGGATGGCTTCATAGGCTGAACTGTCTGGATGGCTGGACATGTGATCCACAAAATTCCGGTTGAGGTCGATATTTTCTTCATTCACACGTCTTTGGTGTGAAAATCCATATGGATTTACCGCGTGCACAAGAACGATCCGGGTATCTGTCGGCAAGGTGGCAAACAGGCCCGCCTGTACCAGGGATATCTGGCAGCCTGATCCACAATAGCCCTCAATCCCGTGCGTCCCTGATGTGACAAGCACCACGTGGGACGCGTCCTTTGGACCCTTTGAGGCAATGTCCGCGTAGAGCGCTTCTCCATCGCGACCTGTCGCAGTCGTGTTCTGAACAGCCTCCAGCTCAAACCCGGCCGCCTCACAGGCAGACAGAAACTTTGTGCGGGCCTCAGGGTAGGACGCCGAAAAACAAGCCTCCACGTCAGGCATGCTTGCGTCGGACATCAGTTTCTAACTCCAGGCAGGGCGCGGCGTCACAATGGGCCAACGCGGGTTGAACTTGTCAAAGAGGCCCGCCAGCTCAGCAAAAGCCAGCGCTTCACCTTCTATCTCAAGCTTACCGTCTCCCATCAGGGTCGCAGCATCCCTGACCTGAAGCATCAACAGTTTGAAATCCAGGGTCGCCAGTTTGAGCGTCGCCGTTGGACGGGGGTTCGAGCGCCCCGGGAAATAGTTGAGCACGCAATTCTCCAGCGTCAGCTCATAGCTCTCCTTGGTGTCCGTAAACTCGAAGTTGAAGGCAAAATTCTTGCCGTCTGCCTTGGGGCCATTGAGCCGAACAGCCATTGCCTGAAACAGGTTTTCAAGCGGCATGCCGGCAGCCATGCCCTCACTGACCTGCAGGGGCCGACCTTCCGGCACACCGTGACGCAGCTCCAGCGCACCACACAGATAGAAATTGCGCCACGGCCCGGATTCAGCCTGATACCCCAGCTGCTCAAGGGCATCCGCCGCCAGCAATTTCGCCTCGGTATTGGTCTCGTCTGCCATGATCACGTGGTTCAGCACTTCGGCCACCCAGCGATAATCACCGTCATCAAACGACTGCCTGGCCTGCGCAATCACATTGTCGGCGCCGCCCATGAATTTAACATAGCGGGCACCTGCTGCCGTGGGCGGGTGCGGGAAAAGATTGGCGGGATTGCCGTCAAAATGGCCCAGATACTTGACGTAAACAGCCTTCGCGTTGGCTGCGAGCGCGCCGTAATAGTCGCGGTTGTAGAATTCCTTTGCCAGCGACGTGGGCAATTCAAGCTGCTCGGCGACTTCTTCCTTGTTGTAACCCAAGTTCGCCAGACGCAGCGACTGGTCATGCACATATTTGTAGAGGTCACGCTGCTTCTTGAGGTAGTCCACCGCCCGCTCACGGCCCCAGATGGGCCAGTGGTGAGAGGCAAACTCGACTTCCAGCCGATCGCCGAACAGATCAATGCTTTCATTGATCTGAGCTGACCAGGCCAGCGCGTCACGCACCTGCGCACCACGCGGCGTATAGACATTATGCATGTGGTGAGACGTGATCTCTGACATGCAAAGCGCTTTGAACTGCGGGAAAAAGAAGACCATTTCCGCAGGCGCCTCGGTGCCCGGGGTCATCTGAAATTCAATTTCAATCCCGTCCAGGACCCGCGTTTCACCGGTTTCACAGATCTCGTCATTTGGGGGCACAAATCCCGTCGTCCCCATGGAGAGGGCCGCGCCAAGCCCGGTCGTCAAAAACGCCTTTGGATCCGGCTTCAGCAGATTACCGTACATATAGGTCGCGCGCCGCTGCATGACCGGACCCGCCAGGACGTTTTCGGACAGGGATTCCTGGGTGAACCCGACCGGTGTGACCAGCGGAATCTTGCCCGAAGCCACATCAGCAGGATCAACTACGCCCAATGTTCCCGCAAAATGGTCTGCGTGACTGTGGGTGATGATGATGGCCTTGACCGGCCGCTCTCCAAGCTCCCTGTTGGCAAGCGCCAGGGCGGCGGCGGAGGATTCAGACGATGTGAGCGGATCGATTACAATCCAGCCCGTTTCACCCTTGATGAGGGTCATGTTGGCAATATCGAAGCTGCGCACCTGATAAATGCCCGACACCACTTCAAAAAGCCCATGATTGAGGCCGTTGAGCTGCGCCATACGCCACAGGCTCGGATTTGCCGTGGCGGGGGCCTCACCTTCCAGGAATTTCACCGCCTCAAGGTCATAAGTCGTCTTGCCATCACTCTCCCGGGTGATGGTGATGGGATCAATGGTTGCAATGAAGCCGCGACCCGCATCCTCAAAGCTTTGCCTGTCTGAAAAATCCAGAACGCCATCCATGACCGCCGCATTGGCCGCAGCGGTTGTGGCGCTGGCCTCTTTTGGATTGATGTCCGACATTCCCTGATCCTCTCCCAAAATCACGCCGCATTTTGTGTGGTTTGCAGCGCGCGCTTTCACATTTTCTGGCAGTATGCGCGACCCGTAGCGTCTTCGCCATGAGTTTGATGACAGACATTATCCAACCAGCCAAAAAGTCTTCCTTTCTGAACTTCATTTGGCAGTTCATTCGAAATCCGAAAAGCGTCGGCGCTATTGCACCGTCGGGCGCCGTCCTGTCTCGCAAGATGGCGACCGGACTCGATGCGAACTCAAGGGTGCTGGAGCTGGGAGGCGGTACCGGCACGCTGACACGCGGCATCGCGAATGCAGGTGTCACCGGCAGCAATCTGACAGTGATCGAAATGAACCCGGACTTCATCCGCTCGCTCACCGAGCAATTCCCCGGAGCACGCATTGTCGATCATTCTGCTTTTGAAATTGAGACGCTGCCCGCAGAGGTGTGCGACCTCAATGCTGTTGTCAGCGGCTTGCCGCTTGTGAACATGTCACGCGACAACCATCGTGCGATCATGCGCGGCGCCTTCAGCCGACTGAAGCCGGGCGGGTGCTACCGGCAATTCACCTACCGGCCGCGCTGCCCGATTGGTCCTGATGTCCTGGAAGAGTTTGGCCTCAAGGCGACCTATGAAGCGATGGCGCTGCGCAATCTGCCTCCCGCCTTCGTTTACAGGATCGAGCGCACCTAGACCCCGTTTGCCTTGAAGAAAGCTGCCAACTTCGCTGCAAGCTCATCCTGCTTCGTCGCCGAGAAGAAGTGCCCGCCGGTATAGGTGTGCACATCAGCGGCTTCATAATTGTCAATGGCTGCCTCAACGGTCTCGGGCAATATCTCAGGATCATCCGTTGCGTAAACAAACTGCGTCGGAATATCAGCAGCAGCAATAGTCACGTGATCCGCAAGGCGGCTCGACATGGCATCACCGGTCAGCATGGACATCAGCATGCGTTGCGTACCCTCGACTTCAAACTGTGTCTTGAAGTGGTTCACCACGCGCCGCTGCTCTTCGGTTTCAACCCCGAAGCTTTCTCCACGATCAATGATCGCAGGCACCATGAGCAGGCGGCCGATCAGCGGCTTGACCACTGGCAGACTGGCAACTTGCAGCAGTCCACTGCGCGGCGCTTCAATAAGCGGCACCTGGAAACCCAGACCTGTCACCCGATCAGGATGGGCCGCTGCAAATCGGGCAATGACAGCCCCGCCAAATGACACCCCATAGAGCGACGTACGCTCGATCTGCAAATAATCGAGCAAGCCGAGCAATTGCTCACGCATGAAGTCGATGGAAAGGTCAGCATCCGGACGGTCTGAAAAACCGCGCCCATACTGATCGTAAGAAATGACCCGGTAACCCGCATTCAGAAAGGGCTGGTAGTACGCTTCGTAAGCAACCGACCCCAGCGTTGCACCATGCACAATCACCAGCGGTGTTGCATCCTTCGGACCCATGTCCTTATAGGCCGTGACACCAGTAGCAAGGGCCACAGTCTCATATCCGGAGCCCGTGCGGAATTCCTCTGCTGTCATTGTCTCGCGATCTGCCAGCGCATACGCGATAGCGACACCAACAACGAGCACTGCCAGAACGCCAATAATCCAGAACTTCCACATGAGGTCGCCTCCCGGTCTGAGTTGCGTTGCTAGTTCAGCATCTCAAGAGCAATGGCCGTTGCTTCGCCACCACCAATGCACAGGGAAGCAACGCCCTTTTTCTGACCTCGAGTGCGCAGGGCATTCATGAGTGTGACCATGATGCGGGCACCAGATGCGCCAAGCGGGTGTCCAAGGGCACACGCGCCACCATTCACATTGACCTTGTCGTGAGGCAGGCCAAGGTCATGCATCGCGGCCATGGCAACAACGGCGAAGGCCTCATTCACTTCATAGAGATCGACGTCATCCGTCGACCAGCCTGCGCGGTCAATGACCTTCTCAATGGCCTTGACCGGTGCCGTTGTGAACCACTCAGGCGCATGAGAGTTCGTCGCGTGCGCCCGAATGGCAGCGATGGGTTTGAGACCGCGCTTCTCAGCTTCAGACTGACGCATCATGACGAACGCGGCAGCCCCATCTGAAATGGAACTGGAGTTGGCCGCCGTGACCGTTCCGTCCTTGCGGAACGCTGGCCGCAGATTGGGGATCTTTTCCGGTGACGCTTTGAACGG from Candidatus Phaeomarinobacter ectocarpi includes these protein-coding regions:
- a CDS encoding beta strand repeat-containing protein, producing MMFLHAPVIRKSLIRKSLARLMCGVSAVALFASAASATPANGTFVAGGAGGSITPSGGDVTINTGTDPRSVITWDSFNIDNGDTVIFNQLNNQSIALNKVTGPLAQSTIDGILQSNGHVWILNPAGVAFGANANIDVGALLATTADIDNATFMATDPTTGTFTFTDAGGTGAIIVANGADLDTTGLLALVAPMVTNSGDLTSSHGDVLLGGAEAFRIKFASTARNNGAAFNELLVTDFIIDGGSSTAAAGGDVVHQTSTGRAIGGRVIADASRVGGGAFLNMEGLVEAQNVGTLSGDVMLLGGVDITAGALGATATDAVKTDNMTIVAPGTASVQGTAVTIGNAVGPLNTGGNTNSSTGAVAFTGTTGDVTIAADLQATAGDVNIQATNGNIDVAELIALGSITVSGRDIDLANGNQTGTTTVLRTTNGALSLTATNGDISKGAGIVDIDVGTNVTLSGNATGATSAWAIDAVPGTVTADDFNVQFLRVGATGSVGVGDVTASQSAEVISTGSTVKVGNVSSDNNITLSGTDIDLTGTGGSLQSTGGTVSVTATGGGANNISATGAIDIDGDVVTLSGPTTGTVVDIDADNGAVTANAVTASAGSASIDATGNVDVDGVSATTTARVVSSAGAVDVGNVTGPGGITVSGTDVDLTGTGGSLQSTGGTVSVTASGGGANNISAAGAIDIDGDNVTVSGLLTGDSIDIDADNGAVTANALTATGTSVLVDATGNIDVDDVTATATGVARVVSSAGEVDVGDVSGNLSVTISGTDVDLTGTNGKVIAAGGVTTIGASGGGANNISSAGAMDIDGGVVILSGSTSAVGNLDITSAGGTTAGDVSGGATVVVRSVVGVVDVDNVTGTGTVQVVADANAVDVGNVTGPGGITISGTDIDLTGTGGSLQSTGGTVSVTASGGGVNNISAAGAIDIDGDVVSLSGPVTGTSIDIDADNGTVTTNAVSASSGSASIDATGNIDVDDVSATTTARVVSSTGAVDVGNVTGTTGITVSGLDVDLTGTGGSIQSTGGTVSVTASGGGANNISSAGAIDIDGDTVALSGPLSGTSVDIDADNGTVTASAITASAGSASIDATGNVDVDNVSATTTARVVSGTGAVDVGDVTGTTGVTVSGTDIDFTGANGDVAAAGGTVSLTATGGGANNISSAGALDVDGNVVTLSGNTSAVGDITIDAATGNVSTNGSITSTGGLVSVVANAGSAILQAVQALTGVTLTANQISATTIQGASVDIDADAGTVTATGVTATGGSVAIDATGDVDVDNVMATTTARVVSSSGAVDVGNVTGPTGITISGTDVDLTGTGGSVQSSGGAVSITANGGGANNISSAGAIDIDGDSIALTGPLTGTSVHLRADTGALSANDITATAGDLTAEANTTIDIDDVTATGALQIGSAGITTQEIDVGDISGDTSVGVFGTDVDLTGASGSVRSANGFVQLTVTNSGNNISAAGAIDIDAQTQVLLFNDISVGGNVTIDAGTFISGGNSSIGTSAGSVAVNAVGNIDIDGVTATTTASVISTGGSVDVGDVAGPNGVTVTGTDIDFTGTNRDVVASAGTVALTATGGGANNISSNGALDIDGNVVTLSGNTSATGDITIDAATGNVSTNGSITSTGGLVSIVANAGNAVLQAIQAATGVTLTANQVSATNIQGASVDVDTDAGTVIAMGVTATGGSVAIDSTGNIDVDNVSATTSARVVSTTGAVDVGDVSAVTQADISGTDVDLTGANGSVQVTTGTANLTATGGGANNISAAGAIDIDGHQVNLLGTTTGTSIDIDATNGPVTGNDLTATGGSVSVDASNGIDVDDVTATTTVRVVSPFGAVDVGNVMGPAGVTISGTDVDLTGAGGSVQSANGVTSLAATGGGANNVSSAGAMDIDGNSIVLSGPVVGGGAVSLTADTTDISSAGIVDVTGTSVTVSGPVNGTGGVALSATTGDVSVDSAIASAGGTVALSAVNGDIDVTSVSGATGATFVAQDVDVTGSVNGGAGRAALTATAGDISTPGTLDIDGGSISLAGPVQAGTGIDLDASTGGITATADMTSTAGSAVLRAVNGAISVQGVKAPDGISMVGAAVNFAGMLMTQGQVFLEALTGALTGSGTSSVAAPNGGLTARALGGAATLNNVVIGGDLSLVGGSSTMTGVSTVGGTATLQALTGNVHVAGSVAATGGILLIEAPSGSAVINSIASNSDVSLVVLDLDLTGTISAGDQFNLTPAGSGRTIIIGGSGGTDGVTLRRPQGFTLDASEVTRIIASKLQIDAGANDLALLDATFDPAALQSLFLGADANARIIAAGNVTGLPHLQLGFVDGAANARPGLILVSGALGEDTAADRLASLRLESSEDIVIGTQAFLDEFERADGNLDLSILGEPDLARFNGTQDHVFIAADQLRLFAPGEIVQLNTGTSFVGAGVVFGEAPAGEGTIVSTGGGPERVNLFGTVIRSTGERVTSFEAGLEPNLLGPGLSQNGELRLNLCVIGDSSSCSIAILREAQESARSRNSALSSLTNSTLFGFEDDDDDDDEEEDLGGVAGSGNEGLWGVGLP
- a CDS encoding ShlB/FhaC/HecB family hemolysin secretion/activation protein; this encodes MRALASLALTVLWAGLAAGCSVLPTPAVPAGATVPPAEQARVEAAAQETAPTPATEAPRLTLKSIELERVSELPQETAVSDDMLLAAADGLIGQDVTLDELRGIATGMEAVFRDEGYPYVRVVLPPQRVADGQVKLQVIEGQIEGVVVLGESPTAKRQAEAQLSKLNNLGPVPVASVEEAIAALSDIPGLNANVSLARGTQGPGTMRIIAEAKREEPRFLINMHNWGPEALGREGITGFVRVPGLALYGDEIQASFFTTRDWGEQFVGQLAYERGLTASGLKVRLEGTYGEAEPTGVVATLGATSRSYTGKLEVSHPIYRDRTNLVDLYGGLDYADLKGELFNQTVLLSNDKTRTAYLGAESEFSWDGWSIDTWVEARKGVGIMGASKRGEPNLARPEARPNAWSLLAETNITTPTFQTFRLDLRGMGQHARDPLMAVEEFSFGNYTIIRGYDPGAATGDAAIAGSIELTGLGHRPFNDRTHVEFFGFLDVGEYWNRDQSAVAQHTLASSGVGMRVTVDEYARAEIVYAEPMREPRGQGEGVQSPRVLFSLTTNVGRVAKDAYGAVSGLFGGNGG
- a CDS encoding TerB family tellurite resistance protein yields the protein MIDALKQLLGGGSDLPDETTVAVGLLLEVIRMDDDYDAAERTAVARTLSRRFGMSESDASRMVVEATAKPRTTYDDNQLLKSVNQHFSPEQKTALLEMLWEIALADGELHRFENHAILAIANKLGMGQAELNATQATAKARLAA
- a CDS encoding M14 family metallopeptidase, translating into MSDASMPDVEACFSASYPEARTKFLSACEAAGFELEAVQNTTATGRDGEALYADIASKGPKDASHVVLVTSGTHGIEGYCGSGCQISLVQAGLFATLPTDTRIVLVHAVNPYGFSHQRRVNEENIDLNRNFVDHMSSHPDSSAYEAIHPIIAPADYGDRPEHWDGEVLTWIGAHGMDAFRQAVSGGQYTCPDGLFFGGTAPSWSNGMVRTLMQSLASKATRFRFIDIHTGLGPFGHGEKLGLGTSSDVKRAQRIWGADVTDLAGGDSVSAVVAGDMGGAFFDAVSPDMDAAGIALEYGTQDPVSVLGALRWDNWLAAHGDPAGSDASAIKQKMRDAFYPDDGSWRASVVDQARSAVTQAINAS